In Dysgonomonadaceae bacterium zrk40, one genomic interval encodes:
- the porV gene encoding type IX secretion system outer membrane channel protein PorV: MRRLLQAIIATLLFFTAIHVSAQDYNPIPVAMPSLLFAPDARAAAMGDVGVATMPDLYSQYWNAAKYPYITGTAGVSFSYTPWLNSLVNDIHLLYASGYWKPRSEAADAVSASLRYFTLGSVEVGDMSGEFWQTVSPHELALDVAYSRKLTETFSGSVTLRYLRADYSTGSDETTPGNAFAADIGGYNEAYVYLGRSEMLLGLGFSLSNIGTKISYDGGNSNMFLPANMRVGASLGIPLSEQHTLSFSTDLNKLLVPTPLLQEDGETSEEAQARVDRYNSISSVAGIFRSFADAPGGIGEELKEVSWSLGMEYTYLNQFSLRSGYYNENPYKGNRRYISFGAGFRTESFQVDAAYLLSTAQSNPLDQTLRISLGFDLEGIRNLMR, encoded by the coding sequence ATGAGAAGATTACTTCAGGCCATCATTGCCACTTTGTTGTTCTTTACCGCTATCCATGTATCCGCACAGGATTACAATCCCATACCGGTAGCCATGCCCTCACTACTCTTTGCTCCTGACGCCAGGGCTGCCGCAATGGGTGACGTTGGTGTTGCGACCATGCCCGACCTCTACTCACAGTATTGGAACGCAGCAAAGTATCCCTATATTACCGGTACCGCAGGGGTGTCGTTCTCCTACACACCATGGCTGAACAGCCTGGTGAATGACATTCATCTTCTCTATGCTTCAGGTTATTGGAAACCACGCAGTGAGGCGGCTGACGCTGTGAGTGCTTCACTCCGGTATTTCACATTGGGTAGCGTCGAGGTGGGAGACATGAGTGGTGAGTTCTGGCAAACTGTATCACCCCACGAGCTGGCTCTCGATGTCGCTTATTCACGGAAGCTTACCGAGACATTTTCCGGGTCCGTGACATTGCGTTATTTGCGGGCTGATTACTCTACAGGCAGTGATGAAACAACTCCAGGGAATGCTTTCGCCGCTGATATCGGGGGTTACAACGAGGCTTATGTCTACCTTGGCAGATCTGAGATGCTCCTCGGTCTTGGCTTTTCATTGTCTAACATCGGAACCAAGATTTCTTATGACGGGGGTAACAGTAACATGTTTCTTCCTGCCAACATGAGGGTTGGTGCATCACTGGGCATTCCCCTGAGCGAACAGCATACCCTCTCTTTCAGCACTGACCTGAACAAACTGCTGGTGCCTACGCCACTGTTGCAGGAAGATGGTGAAACATCGGAGGAGGCACAAGCACGAGTGGATCGCTACAACAGCATCTCATCCGTTGCAGGCATCTTCCGTTCGTTTGCAGATGCACCCGGCGGAATTGGGGAGGAGCTGAAAGAGGTGAGCTGGTCATTGGGGATGGAATACACCTACCTGAATCAGTTCTCATTGCGCAGCGGTTATTACAATGAAAATCCCTACAAGGGTAACCGGCGTTACATATCTTTTGGTGCAGGTTTCAGGACAGAATCATTTCAAGTGGATGCAGCCTACCTGTTATCTACAGCACAATCCAATCCACTCGATCAGACACTGCGTATCTCACTGGGATTTGACCTGGAGGGAATCAGGAATTTAATGCGATAA
- a CDS encoding 2-C-methyl-D-erythritol 2,4-cyclodiphosphate synthase has translation MNIRIGFGYDMHRLKEGRPLWMGGILLEHSMGLDGHSDADVLIHAICDALLGAANLRDIGYHFPDTSAAFKDADSKNLLKETITLLQKEGYSVGNIDATVCAEQPKLNPHIPAMQIILSELMGIAPNAVSIKATTSEKMGFVGREEGITAYAVALIEKK, from the coding sequence ATGAACATCAGAATAGGATTCGGATACGACATGCATCGCCTCAAAGAGGGGAGGCCACTCTGGATGGGTGGTATCTTGCTCGAACACAGCATGGGGCTGGATGGTCATTCCGATGCGGATGTGCTGATACATGCCATCTGTGATGCATTGCTCGGTGCTGCCAACCTGCGTGATATTGGCTATCATTTCCCTGACACCTCTGCGGCGTTTAAAGATGCAGACAGCAAGAACTTGTTGAAAGAGACCATCACGCTTCTTCAAAAAGAGGGTTACAGTGTAGGGAATATCGATGCTACTGTATGTGCGGAGCAGCCCAAGCTAAACCCTCACATCCCTGCCATGCAAATCATACTGTCAGAGTTGATGGGCATAGCTCCCAACGCCGTATCAATCAAAGCAACCACCTCCGAAAAAATGGGCTTTGTGGGCCGTGAGGAGGGGATCACTGCTTATGCCGTGGCACTGATTGAAAAAAAATAG